From the Candidatus Krumholzibacteriota bacterium genome, one window contains:
- a CDS encoding OmpH family outer membrane protein: MKKLSLVIVFVYLLTVVPASLAVSEEVKIGYIDTVKIFANFSETIEAEETYQKEVQNWRKKAEEMEAEIAQMREEIQSQQLMLSEAKIQEKQLDLNKKVEEYRAYMQEIFGDNGEAARRNKELTEPIVEKINTVIAKIAEEEGYTLVLDAAQGAVLYGKDSIDLTDKTIERLKKEYSTVQ, from the coding sequence ATGAAAAAGTTATCATTAGTAATAGTTTTTGTTTATTTGCTCACAGTAGTACCCGCCAGTCTGGCCGTGTCCGAGGAAGTCAAAATCGGATATATCGATACTGTGAAGATATTCGCTAATTTTAGTGAAACCATCGAAGCTGAAGAAACCTATCAGAAAGAAGTACAGAACTGGAGGAAGAAGGCTGAAGAGATGGAAGCTGAGATAGCACAGATGAGAGAGGAAATTCAATCTCAGCAATTGATGCTGAGCGAAGCGAAAATTCAGGAGAAACAGCTTGATCTGAATAAAAAGGTTGAAGAATATCGTGCGTATATGCAGGAAATATTTGGAGACAATGGCGAAGCAGCAAGAAGAAACAAGGAATTGACAGAACCTATCGTTGAAAAAATAAACACTGTGATCGCAAAGATTGCGGAAGAAGAAGGATATACATTAGTGCTCGACGCAGCTCAGGGTGCCGTGTTGTATGGAAAAGATTCTATTGATCTGACAGATAAAACAATAGAAAGGCTCAAAAAAGAATATTCAACTGTTCAGTAG
- the lpxD gene encoding UDP-3-O-(3-hydroxymyristoyl)glucosamine N-acyltransferase: MSSFILGELAEIVGGKLIGDDNLEITGVSGIKSSTKGEITFLANPKYESFLSVTKASAIITSNDISDEYSGSFIKTENPYLAFLKIVKLFDSPHTEKYKREIDKSISIDESVELGEDIHIGKNVCIGKGVSVGSRTTILPFVYLGDGVEIGDDCLIYPGVTIREGCSIGKRVIIHSGAVVGSDGFGYAKEGSVHKKIPQIGIVRIEDDVEIGANSTIDRATTGQTVIGKGAKIDNLVQVAHNVVIGENCIVAAQSGISGSTELGRNVILAGQSGLVGHIKIGDNAKVGAQGGVTKSIPEDTSVSGYPAREHKKARKIYAATARLPALVKEFRRLKEKIEKLEKGYKSGSSTEDD, from the coding sequence ATGTCTTCATTTATACTTGGAGAACTTGCTGAAATAGTAGGCGGAAAGCTCATCGGAGATGATAATCTCGAGATTACAGGAGTATCCGGGATAAAAAGTTCGACTAAAGGGGAGATAACATTCCTGGCCAATCCAAAATATGAATCCTTTTTGAGCGTCACTAAAGCATCGGCAATTATTACTTCAAATGATATATCGGACGAATATTCGGGATCTTTCATAAAAACAGAGAATCCCTATCTCGCGTTCTTAAAGATCGTCAAGCTTTTTGATTCTCCCCACACTGAGAAATACAAAAGAGAGATAGATAAATCAATATCTATTGATGAAAGTGTTGAACTTGGAGAGGATATACATATTGGGAAGAATGTCTGCATCGGCAAAGGTGTGAGTGTAGGCAGCAGGACGACTATTTTACCGTTCGTATATTTAGGGGATGGAGTGGAAATTGGAGACGATTGCCTGATCTATCCCGGCGTTACTATACGTGAAGGCTGCAGTATTGGGAAAAGAGTAATTATTCATTCGGGGGCCGTAGTTGGGAGCGATGGATTCGGATATGCAAAGGAGGGCAGTGTCCATAAGAAGATTCCGCAGATAGGTATTGTAAGAATCGAGGATGATGTGGAAATTGGAGCTAACAGCACGATTGACAGGGCAACAACAGGCCAGACCGTTATTGGGAAAGGGGCAAAGATCGATAATTTGGTTCAGGTAGCTCACAATGTTGTTATTGGTGAAAATTGTATAGTTGCCGCTCAGTCGGGCATATCAGGGAGCACGGAATTAGGAAGAAATGTGATTCTCGCCGGACAGTCAGGGCTGGTAGGACATATTAAAATAGGAGATAACGCTAAAGTAGGAGCGCAGGGGGGGGTAACCAAATCTATTCCTGAGGATACGAGCGTTTCAGGTTATCCGGCCAGAGAGCATAAGAAGGCACGTAAGATTTACGCGGCGACAGCACGTCTTCCGGCTCTAGTTAAGGAATTTAGGAGGTTGAAGGAAAAAATCGAAAAACTCGAGAAAGGATATAAGAGTGGTTCGTCAACAGAGGACGATTAA